A region from the Variovorax sp. RKNM96 genome encodes:
- a CDS encoding SRPBCC family protein, translating into MFKKIVLVILALIAIVLIYAATRPDTFRVERTARIVAPAEKIFPLINDFHRWGEWSPYEKLDPAMKRTFGGAPAGQGATYAWEGNDKAGAGKMEIAQSTPSSKVAIKLDFIKPFEGHNMAEFTLQPQGDATQVTWAMSGPSPYIAKLMGIFFNMDQMIGKDFEAGLANLKTTTEK; encoded by the coding sequence ATGTTCAAGAAAATCGTCCTCGTCATCCTCGCGCTGATCGCGATCGTGCTGATCTATGCGGCTACCCGCCCTGACACTTTCCGCGTGGAGCGCACCGCGCGCATCGTTGCGCCGGCCGAGAAGATCTTTCCGCTGATCAACGACTTCCACCGCTGGGGCGAATGGTCGCCCTACGAGAAGCTGGACCCGGCCATGAAGCGCACCTTCGGCGGCGCACCGGCCGGCCAGGGCGCTACCTACGCCTGGGAAGGCAACGACAAGGCGGGCGCGGGCAAGATGGAAATCGCGCAATCGACGCCGTCCTCGAAGGTCGCGATCAAGCTGGATTTCATCAAGCCCTTCGAAGGCCACAACATGGCCGAGTTCACGCTGCAGCCACAGGGCGACGCCACGCAGGTCACCTGGGCCATGTCCGGCCCGAGCCCCTACATCGCCAAGCTCATGGGCATCTTCTTCAACATGGACCAGATGATCGGCAAGGATTTCGAAGCAGGCCTTGCCAACCTCAAGACGACCACCGAAAAGTAA
- a CDS encoding VOC family protein, whose protein sequence is MSPIHAYLTFDGNAQEAMRFYEKTLGGTIQMMMTIGEAPDTEQMPADVKKRIMHASLAYGEGMLMASDTMPGQPYEGMKGFGVALTLETVAEARRVFDAFAEGGTVAMPFEKTFWVEAFGMVTDRFGTPWLINGGKPLV, encoded by the coding sequence ATGTCCCCCATCCACGCCTACCTCACCTTCGACGGCAACGCGCAGGAAGCCATGCGCTTCTACGAAAAGACCCTCGGCGGCACCATCCAGATGATGATGACCATCGGCGAAGCGCCCGACACCGAGCAGATGCCGGCCGACGTCAAGAAGCGGATCATGCATGCCTCGCTCGCCTACGGCGAGGGCATGCTCATGGCCTCCGACACCATGCCCGGCCAGCCTTACGAAGGCATGAAGGGCTTCGGCGTTGCGCTCACCCTCGAGACCGTCGCCGAAGCGCGCCGCGTGTTCGATGCCTTCGCCGAAGGCGGCACCGTCGCCATGCCCTTCGAGAAGACCTTCTGGGTCGAAGCCTTCGGCATGGTGACCGACCGCTTCGGCACCCCCTGGCTCATCAACGGCGGCAAGCCGCTGGTCTAA
- a CDS encoding DHA2 family efflux MFS transporter permease subunit, whose protein sequence is MTDTLDNRKRWLALMVLCLGVLMIVLDTTIVNVALPSIRTDLGFTETSLVWVVNAYMLTFGGFLLLGGRLGDLYGHRKLFLIGLVLFTVASLACGLANSQVLLVAARAVQGLGGAVVSAVSLSLIMNLFTEPADRAKAMGVYGFVCAGGGSIGVLLGGLLTSSLSWHWIFLVNLPIGVAVYALCVALLPNARGQAHGEKLDVAGAVTVTLSLMLAVYGVVNGNEAGWGSTQTLGLLGAAVVLLATFIAIEARVQHPLMPLGLFRLRSVSVANVVGVLWAAAMFAWFFISALYMQLVLNYTPMQIGLAFLPANIIMAVFSLGLSAKLVMRFGIRKPLAAGLWLAAIGLALFARAPVNGSFVIDVLPGMMLLGLGAGMAFNPVLLAAMSEVDPADSGLASGVVNTAFMMGGALGLAVLASAAAARTGSMDAAGAQMPLALTGGYNLAFLVGAVFAALAGLIGALLLRTAPPAQTQNNEEAAPRGAASESAS, encoded by the coding sequence ATGACCGACACACTCGACAACCGGAAGCGCTGGCTCGCATTGATGGTGCTCTGCCTCGGCGTCCTGATGATCGTGCTCGACACCACGATCGTGAACGTGGCATTGCCCTCGATCCGCACCGACCTCGGCTTCACCGAGACCTCGCTCGTGTGGGTGGTGAATGCCTACATGCTGACCTTCGGCGGCTTCCTGTTGCTGGGCGGACGGCTCGGCGACCTGTATGGCCACCGCAAGCTCTTCCTGATCGGCCTCGTGCTCTTCACCGTCGCCTCGCTGGCCTGCGGCCTTGCCAACTCACAGGTGCTGCTGGTCGCCGCGCGTGCGGTGCAGGGGCTGGGCGGCGCGGTGGTCTCGGCCGTCTCGCTCTCGCTGATCATGAATCTCTTCACCGAACCGGCCGACCGCGCGAAGGCGATGGGCGTCTACGGCTTCGTCTGCGCAGGCGGCGGGAGCATCGGCGTGCTGCTGGGCGGCCTGCTCACGAGTTCGCTGAGCTGGCACTGGATCTTCCTGGTGAACCTGCCGATCGGCGTGGCGGTGTACGCGCTCTGCGTGGCGCTGCTGCCCAATGCGCGCGGCCAGGCGCATGGCGAGAAGCTCGACGTGGCCGGCGCGGTCACCGTCACGCTGTCGCTCATGCTTGCGGTGTACGGCGTGGTCAACGGCAACGAGGCCGGCTGGGGTTCCACGCAAACGCTGGGCCTGCTCGGCGCGGCCGTGGTGCTGCTGGCCACCTTCATCGCCATCGAGGCGCGCGTGCAGCACCCGCTGATGCCGCTCGGTCTCTTTCGCCTGCGCAGCGTGTCGGTCGCCAATGTGGTGGGCGTGCTGTGGGCCGCGGCAATGTTCGCGTGGTTCTTCATCTCGGCGCTCTACATGCAGCTGGTGCTGAACTACACGCCGATGCAGATCGGCCTCGCGTTCCTGCCGGCCAACATCATCATGGCGGTGTTCTCGCTCGGCCTCTCGGCCAAGCTGGTGATGCGCTTCGGCATCCGCAAACCGCTCGCCGCCGGCTTGTGGCTCGCGGCCATCGGCCTCGCACTCTTCGCACGCGCACCGGTCAACGGCAGCTTCGTCATCGACGTGCTGCCCGGGATGATGCTGCTCGGCCTGGGCGCAGGCATGGCGTTCAACCCGGTGCTGCTGGCGGCCATGAGCGAAGTCGACCCGGCCGATTCGGGCCTCGCCTCGGGCGTGGTCAACACCGCCTTCATGATGGGCGGCGCACTCGGCCTCGCCGTGCTGGCCAGCGCGGCTGCGGCGCGCACCGGCTCGATGGACGCGGCCGGCGCGCAGATGCCGCTCGCGCTCACCGGTGGCTACAACCTTGCATTTCTCGTCGGCGCCGTGTTCGCGGCACTGGCGGGCTTGATCGGGGCCTTGCTGCTTCGCACCGCACCGCCGGCGCAAACGCAGAACAACGAAGAAGCGGCACCCCGCGGGGCGGCGAGCGAATCGGCGTCGTGA
- a CDS encoding DUF1428 domain-containing protein: MARYVDGFIVAIPTKNVEAYRKLARKAGKVWMEYGALEYVECIADDVKPGKLTSFPQSVKLKADETVAFSWIVYKSRKHRDTINAKVMADPRIASMDPKTMPFDGKRMIFGGFKSIVEL, from the coding sequence ATGGCCCGCTATGTAGACGGTTTCATCGTTGCCATTCCCACCAAGAACGTCGAGGCGTATCGCAAGCTCGCACGCAAGGCCGGCAAGGTCTGGATGGAGTACGGCGCGCTCGAATACGTGGAGTGCATCGCCGACGACGTAAAGCCCGGCAAGCTCACCTCGTTTCCGCAGAGCGTGAAGCTCAAGGCCGACGAGACCGTGGCCTTCTCGTGGATCGTCTACAAGTCGCGCAAGCACCGCGACACGATCAACGCGAAGGTGATGGCCGACCCGCGCATCGCGTCGATGGACCCGAAGACCATGCCGTTCGACGGCAAGCGGATGATCTTCGGCGGCTTCAAGTCCATCGTCGAACTCTGA
- a CDS encoding sulfite exporter TauE/SafE family protein, which produces MAFPLITDPHFYAVAIPAVLLLGISKSGFGAGFGSLAVPLMALAVTVPQAAAILMPLLLLMDVLGLAAFRRDFDRSLLKFLIPFGLIGTVVGTLLFRVLSAHTVAGIVGVFTLLFLAQRLVFPPKPDDPLPSRGVGAALTVVSGFTSFIAHAGGPPINAYVIPLRLKPVVFTATMAYFFFVVNLSKWIPYAWLGLIDFRTLATSVALMPLAPLGVWVGIRIARRIDATWFYRFVYLGMLLTGLKLVYDGFIA; this is translated from the coding sequence ATGGCCTTCCCCCTCATCACCGACCCGCATTTCTATGCGGTCGCCATTCCCGCCGTGCTGCTGCTCGGCATCAGCAAGAGCGGCTTCGGCGCCGGCTTCGGTTCGCTCGCGGTGCCCCTGATGGCGCTCGCGGTCACGGTGCCGCAGGCAGCGGCGATCCTCATGCCGCTGTTGCTGCTGATGGACGTGCTGGGGCTCGCCGCGTTCCGGCGCGACTTCGACCGATCGCTGCTCAAGTTCCTGATTCCGTTCGGCCTGATCGGCACGGTGGTCGGCACGCTGCTGTTCCGCGTGCTGTCGGCGCACACGGTGGCGGGCATCGTGGGCGTGTTCACGCTGCTGTTCCTGGCGCAGCGGCTTGTGTTTCCGCCCAAGCCCGACGATCCGCTGCCCTCGCGCGGCGTGGGCGCGGCGCTCACGGTGGTGTCGGGCTTCACGAGCTTCATCGCCCATGCGGGCGGCCCGCCGATCAATGCCTACGTGATTCCGCTCAGGCTCAAGCCGGTGGTGTTCACGGCCACGATGGCGTATTTCTTCTTCGTGGTGAATCTCAGCAAGTGGATTCCCTACGCGTGGCTCGGCCTCATCGACTTCCGCACGCTGGCCACCTCGGTGGCGCTGATGCCGCTCGCGCCGCTCGGCGTGTGGGTGGGCATCCGCATCGCGAGGCGTATCGACGCGACGTGGTTCTATCGCTTCGTGTACCTCGGAATGTTGTTGACCGGCCTCAAGCTCGTCTATGACGGATTCATCGCCTGA
- a CDS encoding intradiol ring-cleavage dioxygenase, with amino-acid sequence MRNLNQDNVTQAVLARLADTPDPRLHEILTSLVQHLHAFAREVKLTEAEWFQGIQYLTATGQMCDDKRQEFILLSDVLGLSMLTIAMNNSKPAGCTEATVFGPFYVEGAPEYEHGDDVANGAAGVPCDVYATVRGLDGEPVAGAIVDVWQADEGGHYDVQHAGLDHAENRGRLRTGADGALHFRSVLAEAYPIPVDGPVGDLLRATKRHPWRPAHLHFKIEAPGYENLITHVFREGDQWLDSDAVFAVRQSLVAPWKQQDNGRWRLDFDFVLNPLKQPA; translated from the coding sequence ATGCGCAACCTCAACCAGGACAACGTCACCCAGGCCGTGCTCGCGCGCCTCGCCGACACGCCCGATCCGCGGCTGCACGAGATCCTGACCAGCCTCGTGCAGCACCTGCACGCCTTCGCGCGCGAGGTGAAGCTCACCGAAGCCGAGTGGTTCCAGGGCATCCAGTACCTCACCGCCACCGGCCAGATGTGCGACGACAAGCGCCAGGAGTTCATCCTGCTGTCGGACGTGCTGGGCCTCTCGATGCTCACCATCGCGATGAACAACAGCAAGCCGGCCGGCTGCACCGAGGCCACCGTGTTCGGGCCCTTCTACGTCGAAGGCGCGCCCGAGTACGAGCACGGCGACGACGTGGCCAACGGCGCCGCGGGCGTGCCCTGCGATGTGTACGCCACGGTGCGCGGGCTCGACGGCGAGCCGGTGGCCGGTGCGATCGTCGATGTGTGGCAGGCCGACGAGGGCGGCCACTACGACGTGCAGCACGCAGGGCTCGACCATGCCGAGAACCGCGGCCGCCTGCGCACCGGGGCCGATGGCGCACTGCACTTTCGCAGCGTGCTGGCCGAGGCCTATCCGATTCCGGTCGACGGCCCCGTGGGCGATCTGCTGCGTGCGACGAAACGCCATCCGTGGCGGCCCGCGCACCTGCATTTCAAGATCGAGGCGCCGGGCTACGAAAACCTCATCACCCATGTGTTCCGCGAGGGCGACCAGTGGCTCGATTCCGACGCGGTGTTCGCGGTGCGCCAGTCGCTGGTCGCGCCGTGGAAGCAGCAGGACAACGGCCGCTGGCGCCTGGACTTCGACTTCGTGCTCAATCCGCTGAAGCAGCCCGCCTGA
- a CDS encoding LysR family transcriptional regulator, with protein sequence MDRWTEIALLVQIADAGSLSRAAEALGLSNAAASRHLSALEARLGARLVERNTRRLYLTDTGREFCTRAKTILADLADAESTVNATALNPTGVLRVTASLSFSIHHIAPLLRDYTQRYPGVTVHVEAANRYFDLIDNNIDVAIRTREFEPDSNVTIRRLGETRRVLAASPRYFAQHGFPKTLDDLKQHKLLIYTHANNPNELRFTRKGETHTVSVAGLLESNDGQVLRAAALDGMGILVQPTYIVYEDIVAGRLVPTLDDWDLPHLTINLAYPSRKHLSAKVRSFIDFMAAHFQKMDYERKWTSHFGAH encoded by the coding sequence ATGGACCGCTGGACCGAAATCGCCCTGCTCGTGCAGATCGCCGATGCCGGCAGCCTGAGCCGCGCGGCCGAGGCGCTGGGCCTCTCGAACGCCGCCGCGAGCCGCCACCTGAGCGCGCTCGAAGCCCGGCTCGGCGCGCGGCTGGTGGAGCGCAACACGCGGCGCCTGTACCTCACCGACACCGGCCGCGAGTTCTGCACACGCGCCAAGACCATCCTGGCCGACCTGGCCGATGCCGAGTCGACGGTGAACGCCACCGCGCTCAACCCGACCGGCGTGCTGCGCGTCACCGCCTCGCTCTCGTTCTCGATCCACCACATCGCGCCGCTGCTGCGCGACTACACGCAGCGCTACCCGGGCGTGACGGTGCATGTGGAAGCGGCCAACCGCTACTTCGACCTGATCGACAACAACATCGACGTGGCGATCCGCACGCGCGAGTTCGAACCCGATTCGAACGTCACGATCCGCCGGCTGGGCGAGACGCGGCGCGTCCTCGCGGCGTCGCCGCGCTACTTTGCGCAGCACGGTTTTCCGAAGACGCTGGACGACCTGAAGCAGCACAAGCTGCTGATCTACACCCACGCCAACAACCCGAACGAGCTGCGCTTCACCCGCAAGGGCGAGACGCACACGGTGTCGGTGGCAGGCCTGCTCGAATCGAACGACGGCCAGGTGCTGCGCGCCGCCGCGCTCGACGGCATGGGCATCCTGGTGCAGCCGACCTACATCGTCTATGAAGACATCGTGGCCGGCCGCCTGGTGCCCACGCTGGACGACTGGGACCTGCCGCACCTGACGATCAACCTGGCCTACCCGAGCCGCAAGCACCTGTCGGCGAAGGTGCGCAGCTTCATCGATTTCATGGCCGCTCATTTCCAGAAAATGGACTATGAGCGCAAGTGGACCAGCCACTTCGGCGCCCACTGA
- a CDS encoding DoxX family protein — protein MNTATANTSRAPIASSSLASPSPAALDDAGKLLLRVTIGVLVLLHGIFKLSAGVGFIGGMLAKAGLPGGLAYLVYVGEIVAPLLMLAGFWTRAAAGVVVINMLVAFGLVHMADLFALGKQGGWALELQGLYLFGALTVVLLGAGRFSVGGTNGRWN, from the coding sequence ATGAACACCGCAACCGCCAACACCTCGCGTGCGCCGATCGCATCGTCGTCGCTCGCATCCCCCTCACCCGCCGCCTTGGACGATGCCGGCAAGCTGCTGCTGCGCGTGACCATCGGCGTGCTCGTGCTGCTGCACGGCATCTTCAAGCTCTCGGCCGGCGTGGGCTTCATCGGCGGCATGCTGGCCAAGGCGGGCCTGCCGGGCGGGCTGGCCTACCTCGTGTACGTGGGCGAGATCGTGGCGCCGCTGCTGATGCTCGCCGGCTTCTGGACGCGCGCCGCCGCCGGCGTGGTCGTCATCAACATGCTGGTGGCCTTCGGCCTCGTGCACATGGCCGACCTGTTCGCGCTGGGCAAGCAAGGCGGCTGGGCGCTGGAACTGCAGGGCCTGTACCTGTTCGGCGCGCTGACCGTGGTGCTGCTGGGTGCGGGACGCTTCAGTGTCGGCGGGACGAACGGACGCTGGAACTGA
- a CDS encoding Crp/Fnr family transcriptional regulator: MRAPPPTGMATPQPTPRSSLALRQIALLEGLSDQRLDLLAQQCLWHSVEAGKPLLLRAEQQGEVFLLVSGRVRVTTYSANGRQVTFRDAEAGQYFGDIAAIDGGPRSADVVTLEPSVVASLDRSAFMALLRDEPLVAERVMQRLASLVRQLSERVIDLSTLGVQNRLHAELLRLARAAGVEGNEARLEPAPKHAALASQISTNREQVTRELNVLVRSGVLRKDGKALLVADAARLESMVSQVRGD, translated from the coding sequence ATGCGCGCGCCCCCACCGACCGGCATGGCCACACCCCAACCTACCCCCCGCTCCAGCCTCGCGCTGCGCCAGATCGCGCTGCTCGAAGGCCTCTCCGACCAGCGCCTGGACCTGCTCGCCCAGCAGTGCCTGTGGCACAGCGTGGAGGCGGGCAAGCCGCTGCTCCTGCGCGCCGAGCAGCAGGGCGAGGTGTTCCTGCTGGTCTCGGGCCGGGTGCGGGTGACGACCTATTCGGCCAACGGCCGGCAGGTCACCTTCCGCGATGCCGAGGCCGGCCAGTACTTCGGCGACATCGCCGCCATCGACGGCGGCCCGCGCTCCGCCGACGTGGTGACGCTGGAGCCCAGCGTGGTCGCCAGCCTCGACCGCTCCGCCTTCATGGCCCTCTTGCGCGATGAGCCGCTGGTGGCCGAGCGGGTGATGCAGCGGCTGGCCTCGCTGGTGCGCCAGCTCTCCGAACGCGTGATCGACCTGAGCACGCTCGGCGTGCAGAACCGGCTGCATGCCGAGCTGCTGCGGCTTGCGCGTGCCGCCGGCGTCGAGGGCAACGAGGCCCGGCTGGAGCCGGCCCCCAAGCATGCGGCGCTGGCCAGCCAGATCAGCACCAACCGCGAGCAGGTGACCCGCGAGCTCAATGTGCTGGTGCGCAGCGGCGTGCTGCGCAAGGACGGCAAGGCCTTGCTGGTGGCCGATGCCGCCCGCCTCGAATCGATGGTCTCGCAGGTGCGAGGCGATTGA
- a CDS encoding adenylate/guanylate cyclase domain-containing protein, producing MDRRSPPPPSSPFSLRPPTRRNLRWASGLVLMGYVTLHLLNHSLGIYSFDLAESVLRVAQRFWHSLPGTVLLYGAAFTHLALAVVALWERRTLRMPPLEALRVLLGFALPLLIATHLTAIRGAYEAYGIEGSYVRVVWGLWSLPGAAAQFSLMLAAWSHGCLGLHFALRAQPVYRRFSYLLLAIAVVLPLTAAMGFISIGREFQWTGVPTVPVPTPAQGQALDGAEQSLKWLYVLALLALLSARWGRNWFARLSRQPSIALRYPDRTVQVPRGWSVLEASRSHGIAHVSICGGRARCSTCRVRVVGAPEHVGEPGRDEQRTLERVRAPADVRLACQLRPHGDIEVTPLFAPLPNEGRPAPVGSFGRERDVAILFVDLRRWSGLSERQWPFDLAYVLDRYFATVGAAVRESGGVPNQFIGDSVMAIFGLETDLPTACRQALHATTLIAQRMDAWSEGFEAQFGQRLEFGMGLHAGRAAVGEVGYLETTTFTAIGEVVNTASRLQDHSKTAASRLVVSLFAAQQAGVADAMGAPEALTVRGRSEPLEVLYLQPATLPL from the coding sequence ATGGACAGACGTTCCCCGCCACCCCCTTCCTCCCCCTTTTCGCTGAGACCGCCCACACGGCGCAATCTCCGCTGGGCGAGCGGGCTGGTGCTGATGGGCTACGTGACGCTTCACCTGCTGAACCATTCGCTGGGCATCTATTCCTTCGACCTCGCCGAGAGCGTGCTGCGCGTGGCGCAGCGGTTCTGGCACAGCCTGCCGGGCACGGTGCTGCTCTATGGCGCGGCCTTCACGCACCTGGCGCTGGCCGTCGTCGCCCTGTGGGAGCGGCGCACCTTGCGCATGCCGCCGCTGGAGGCCCTGCGTGTGCTGCTGGGCTTTGCGCTGCCACTGCTCATCGCCACCCATCTGACGGCCATACGCGGCGCCTACGAGGCCTACGGGATCGAGGGCTCCTATGTGCGCGTGGTCTGGGGTCTCTGGAGCCTGCCGGGCGCGGCCGCGCAGTTCAGCCTGATGCTCGCGGCCTGGAGCCACGGCTGCCTCGGCCTGCACTTCGCGCTGCGGGCGCAGCCCGTGTACCGGCGCTTTTCGTACCTGCTGCTGGCCATCGCGGTGGTGCTGCCACTCACGGCGGCAATGGGGTTCATCTCGATCGGGCGCGAGTTCCAGTGGACCGGCGTGCCGACCGTGCCGGTGCCGACGCCCGCGCAAGGGCAGGCGCTGGACGGAGCCGAGCAGAGCCTCAAGTGGCTCTATGTGCTGGCGCTGCTCGCGCTGCTCTCGGCGCGCTGGGGGCGCAACTGGTTTGCGCGCCTGTCGCGCCAGCCATCCATCGCGCTGCGCTACCCCGACCGCACGGTGCAGGTGCCGCGCGGCTGGAGCGTGCTGGAGGCGAGCCGCTCGCACGGCATCGCGCACGTGTCGATCTGCGGTGGACGCGCGCGCTGCTCCACCTGCCGCGTGCGCGTGGTCGGCGCGCCCGAACACGTCGGCGAGCCGGGTCGCGACGAACAGCGCACGCTCGAACGCGTGCGCGCGCCGGCCGACGTGCGGCTGGCCTGCCAGCTGCGCCCGCACGGCGACATCGAGGTCACGCCGCTGTTCGCGCCGCTGCCCAACGAGGGCCGGCCCGCGCCGGTCGGCAGCTTCGGGCGCGAGCGCGACGTGGCCATTCTTTTCGTCGACCTCAGGCGCTGGTCGGGTCTGTCGGAGCGGCAGTGGCCCTTCGACCTCGCCTATGTGCTCGACCGCTACTTCGCCACTGTCGGCGCGGCTGTGCGCGAGAGCGGCGGCGTGCCCAACCAGTTCATCGGCGACAGCGTGATGGCGATCTTCGGGCTCGAGACCGACCTGCCTACCGCATGCCGGCAGGCACTGCACGCGACCACGCTGATCGCCCAGCGCATGGACGCGTGGAGCGAAGGCTTCGAGGCGCAGTTCGGCCAGCGCCTGGAGTTCGGCATGGGCCTGCATGCGGGGCGCGCGGCGGTCGGCGAGGTGGGTTACCTGGAGACCACCACCTTCACCGCGATCGGCGAAGTGGTGAACACCGCGAGCCGCCTGCAGGACCATTCGAAGACGGCCGCATCGCGCCTTGTCGTCTCGCTGTTCGCGGCACAGCAGGCCGGTGTTGCGGACGCGATGGGTGCGCCCGAAGCGCTCACCGTGCGAGGTCGTTCCGAGCCGCTTGAAGTGCTGTATCTGCAACCCGCGACCCTGCCCTTGTAG
- a CDS encoding helicase SNF2, with translation MNTKQLLSISAVALAMLGAAGAHAETYEGVHSITSQASRADVRAEAVAAARSDNPYADGANSGPAQVIASSTSRAAVRAEAVAAAHSDNPYAEGASSGLAPIVASTVDRAAVRAAARAAARGDALPL, from the coding sequence ATGAACACCAAGCAACTCCTCTCCATCTCCGCCGTCGCTCTCGCCATGCTCGGCGCAGCAGGCGCGCACGCCGAAACCTACGAAGGCGTGCACTCCATCACCTCGCAGGCCAGCCGCGCCGACGTGCGCGCCGAAGCCGTGGCGGCCGCGCGCAGCGACAACCCCTACGCCGATGGCGCCAATTCGGGCCCGGCCCAGGTGATCGCTTCGTCGACCAGCCGCGCCGCGGTCCGCGCCGAAGCCGTTGCCGCCGCGCACAGCGACAACCCGTACGCCGAAGGCGCTTCCTCGGGCTTGGCCCCGATCGTCGCCAGCACCGTCGACCGTGCCGCGGTGCGCGCAGCCGCCCGCGCTGCCGCCCGTGGCGATGCACTGCCGCTGTAA
- a CDS encoding maleylacetate reductase: MPVQSFVYNSVPQRVVFGAGSLQHLAREIDALGARRALVLSTPEQRPQAERIADMLGAHAAGVFDRAVMHVPIETAREAREVAQRLGADCAVAIGGGSTTGLGKAIALDSGLPILAIPTTYAGSEMTPIYGITEAGMKKTGKDFKVLPRTVIYDPELSLTLPVGMSVTSGINAIAHAAEGLYATDANPIMDLMAQEGIAALGRALPAIRASAQDAGARSDALYGAWLCGTVLGNVGMALHHKLCHTLGGSFNLPHAETHTIVLPHALAYNAAAAPEAMARIAKALGGSNAAQAVFDLARDNGAPVALRDIGMKESDLDVACAHALTNQYPNPRPLERDAIRALLQNAWEGVRP; this comes from the coding sequence ATGCCTGTCCAATCCTTCGTCTACAACAGCGTTCCCCAGCGCGTGGTCTTCGGTGCGGGGTCGCTGCAGCACCTGGCACGCGAGATCGATGCGCTCGGCGCGCGGCGTGCGCTGGTGCTCTCCACACCCGAACAGCGCCCGCAGGCCGAACGCATCGCCGACATGCTGGGCGCACACGCGGCCGGCGTGTTCGACCGGGCCGTGATGCATGTGCCCATCGAGACTGCGCGCGAAGCGCGGGAGGTGGCGCAACGCCTGGGCGCCGACTGCGCCGTGGCCATCGGCGGCGGCTCGACCACGGGCCTGGGCAAGGCCATCGCGCTCGACTCGGGCCTGCCGATCCTCGCGATCCCGACCACCTACGCAGGCTCCGAGATGACGCCGATCTACGGCATCACCGAGGCCGGCATGAAGAAGACCGGCAAGGACTTCAAGGTGCTGCCGCGCACTGTGATCTACGACCCCGAGCTCTCGCTGACCCTGCCCGTTGGAATGAGCGTGACGAGCGGCATCAACGCCATCGCGCACGCAGCCGAAGGGCTCTACGCCACCGATGCGAACCCGATCATGGACCTGATGGCCCAGGAAGGCATCGCCGCGCTGGGCCGCGCACTGCCCGCGATCCGCGCCTCGGCACAGGATGCGGGCGCGCGCAGCGATGCGCTCTATGGCGCATGGTTGTGCGGCACCGTGCTGGGCAACGTCGGCATGGCGCTGCACCACAAGCTGTGCCACACGCTGGGCGGCAGCTTCAACCTGCCGCATGCGGAGACGCACACCATCGTGCTGCCGCACGCGCTCGCCTACAACGCGGCAGCGGCGCCCGAAGCCATGGCGCGCATCGCGAAGGCGCTGGGGGGAAGCAATGCGGCGCAGGCGGTGTTCGACCTCGCGCGCGACAACGGCGCGCCGGTCGCATTGCGCGACATCGGCATGAAGGAATCGGATCTCGACGTCGCCTGCGCGCATGCGCTCACGAACCAGTACCCCAATCCGCGTCCGCTGGAGCGCGATGCGATCCGTGCCTTGCTGCAGAACGCGTGGGAAGGTGTGCGGCCCTGA
- a CDS encoding DoxX family protein, which yields MTTTSFRGWTLTARVLMAVLFLVAGVRKLMTYGATLGYFAKLGIPLGDVVLPLTIALEIGGGLLLIAGWRLQWVASALALFTLATAFTAHAFWSADAAQFSGQLNNFLKNVAMAGGFLLLIVQATGGERKTAGS from the coding sequence ATGACGACGACTTCCTTCCGGGGCTGGACCCTGACCGCCCGCGTGCTGATGGCCGTGCTCTTCCTGGTTGCGGGCGTGCGCAAGCTCATGACCTACGGCGCGACGCTCGGCTACTTCGCCAAGCTGGGCATTCCGCTGGGTGACGTGGTGCTGCCGCTGACCATCGCGCTGGAGATCGGCGGCGGCCTGCTGCTGATCGCCGGCTGGCGCCTGCAATGGGTGGCGAGCGCGCTGGCCCTGTTCACGCTGGCCACAGCCTTCACCGCGCACGCCTTCTGGTCCGCCGATGCGGCGCAGTTCTCGGGGCAGCTCAACAACTTCCTCAAGAACGTGGCGATGGCGGGCGGCTTCCTGCTGTTGATCGTCCAGGCCACCGGCGGCGAGCGGAAGACCGCGGGCAGCTGA